The Papaver somniferum cultivar HN1 chromosome 3, ASM357369v1, whole genome shotgun sequence genome includes a region encoding these proteins:
- the LOC113356178 gene encoding probable inositol transporter 2, translated as MLTTSLIPQKQEDNQEQSYYLDLHGHDTTLLRKRFLVIVVALVACIGASICGYYTAIIYASFYAGEEARRPPWKYLREIDVTDMLCIHAAAFTLGALTLDKLNDSGGRLVPIASVDFIAFTFIPIGWCIGQDPFVNFWGLVFIGWAVGMVIPNLITYVSEISPPSMRGALVSTIFLQFAGGKMLYHLINLTSSTKDVETSPWKLGIVAAVIHFIVCAMMVLPESPRWLYRKGQKAKAVETLHMIRSAREVSGEVEAMESSMEAEIAKEGCIEDYDDWCDKAFPISIYFKRFDIRGRISYKRIFAGIGCLVAQQFVGMNMIMHLSYTVFNLIGPGYITKNDEEMAKVGALAIPLITSALSVVGIIFCTTLVDRCGRRRLLLVSMFGILTSLGLLSYVFRVNGQSLGIDDRIWYDNEGISPLGLLALVALAMYMIFYSLGIGTVPWIITSEIYPMKYRAVCAVIGAMAYWGSKLLIHHLFLDVVGYFIGITGTLLLLQLFSWLVGLFIYLYVPETMGFPLEDVEKLLLQQEKDI; from the exons atgTTGACGACAAGTCTTATACCACAAAAACAAGAGGATAATCAAGAGCAGAGCTACTACTTGGATCTACATGGTCACGACACTACTCTATTGAGAAAAAGATTTCTCGTCATTGTTGTTGCCCTAGTAGCTTGTATTGGGGCTTCAATTTGTGGCTATTACACAG CAATAATTTACGCATCTTTCTATGCTGGAGAAGAGGCTCGAAGACCTCCTTGGAAATATTTACGAGAAATA GACGTGACTGATATGTTATGTATTCATGCGGCAGCTTTCACATTAGGAGCACTTACGCTTGATAAGCTTAATGACTCCGGGGGGAGGTTGGTGCCGATTGCATCAGTTGATTTTATTGCCTTTACCTTCATCCCTATTGGATGGTGTATCGGTCAGGATCCATTTGTCAACTTCTGGGGATTAGTATTTATAGGGTGGGCAGTTGGAATGGTCATCCCGAATTTAATAACTTATGTTTCCGAAATTTCTCCACCTTCCATGAGAGGTGCCCTAGTTAGCACAATTTTCCTGCAGTTTGCTGGAGGGAAAATGCTATATCATCTTATCAATTTAACATCCTCCACAAAGGATGTCGAAACATCGCCTTGGAAGCTTGGAATAGTTGCAGCTGTGATTCATTTTATTGTGTGTGCCATGATGGTGCTTCCGGAGTCCCCCAGATGGCTTTATAGAAAG GGCCAGAAAGCAAAAGCTGTGGAAACACTGCATATGATAAGATCTGCTCGTGAAGTTTCCGGAGAGGTGGAGGCAATGGAGTCATCAATGGAAGCAGAAATAGCCAAAGAAGGTTGCATAGAGGATTATGATGATTGGTGTGATAAAGCATTTCCCATCAGTATTTATTTCAAAAGATTCGACATAAGAGGTAGGATATCATATAAAAGGATTTTTGCGGGCATTGGTTGTCTAGTGGCTCAACAGTTTGTGGGTATGAACATGATCATGCACCTTAGCTACACGGTATTTAATCTCATTGGCCCTGGATATATTACTAAAAATGATGAAGAGATGGCAAAAGTGGGAGCATTGGCAATTCCTCTCATCACATCTGCTCTTTCAGTTGTCGGCATAATTTTCTGTACTACTTTAGTAGATCGTTGCGGGAGGAGACGGCTTCTTTTAGTTAGTATGTTTGGGATTCTAACTTCACTTGGGTTGCTATCATACGTTTTTCGTGTTAATGGCCAGAGTCTTGGTATAGATGATCGGATTTGGTATGACAACGAAGGAATTTCCCCTCTTGGCTTATTAGCATTGGTGGCACTAGCGATGTACATGATATTCTACTCATTAGGCATAGGAACTGTACCATGGATCATAACTTCAGAGATATATCCGATGAAGTATCGAGCTGTTTGTGCTGTCATTGGCGCAATGGCTTACTGGGGCTCCAAATTACTAATTCACCACCTTTTTCTGGACGTCGTGGGCTACTTTATTGGCATCACAGGTACGCTTCTTCTGTTGCAGTTGTTCTCATGGCTTGTTGGTTTGTTCATTTACTTGTATGTTCCTGAAACCATGGGGTTTCCGTtggaagatgttgagaagctctTGTTACAACAAGAAAAAGACATCTAA